In the Silvanigrella aquatica genome, CTATTTCCAAAAATATCCATTTGTAGTGTAGCACCAGCAAATAAATCTATTCCATAAAGTCCGACCATTTGTGAATAGCAGCGATTTGATCTTAAAGTACCATCACGTCCTGTTGAAAAAATATCAGGACGTGATTTCGCATAAATATCCATTCCTGTTTCGCCTCCATAAACACAAACTTTTTTTATAAAACCGCTTTCAATAGCAGGAATCAGTGTAGGGATAGGATTCATAGCCATATATTGACAAATTTTTCCTTTTAAACCTAGACTTTCAGCATATGTTGGTAATAAAAGTTCAACGGCGCTGGTACAATATCCGACACCATGATTCAAACGATTCACACCATATTTTGCATAAATTCCTTTAATAATCATCATCGCCATTAAAATTTTTGTCTCATTTATTTTTGCAGGATCTCTTGTAAAAAGAGGATTTATTAACGGTTTATTGGGGCTTAAAACAACAACATCAACCCAGTCACTGGGAATGTCGATTCTAGGGAGTTTATCGACGATTTCATTCACCTCTGCAATGACAATGCCATTGCGAAATGCTGTGGCTTCCACAATGACAGGAGTATCTTCGGTATTTGCACCTGTATATAAATTGCCTTCTTTATCTGCTTTTTCTGCAACAATGAGAGCAACGCGAGGTGTTAAATCTAAAAAATAGCGCGAATACAATTCTAAAAAAGTATGCATTCCTTGTATTGTTACTTTACCCTGTTGAGCTAATTCTAAGAGGCGCGAACCAAAAATCGACGCATAAGAAAAGTCTAATTTGTTTGCAATTCCTTTTTCAAAAATTTCAATATGCTCTGATAAAATAAGTGATGATTGAATAATATGAATATGATTCACTTTTTCAGGATCAACCTGCACA is a window encoding:
- the mdcA gene encoding malonate decarboxylase subunit alpha; this encodes MNMNFSELKQNKKNRLKRVQNFLEGKYVQKENIVKLLENLIEPMDTVCIEGNNQKQAEFLAKSFVQVDPEKVNHIHIIQSSLILSEHIEIFEKGIANKLDFSYASIFGSRLLELAQQGKVTIQGMHTFLELYSRYFLDLTPRVALIVAEKADKEGNLYTGANTEDTPVIVEATAFRNGIVIAEVNEIVDKLPRIDIPSDWVDVVVLSPNKPLINPLFTRDPAKINETKILMAMMIIKGIYAKYGVNRLNHGVGYCTSAVELLLPTYAESLGLKGKICQYMAMNPIPTLIPAIESGFIKKVCVYGGETGMDIYAKSRPDIFSTGRDGTLRSNRCYSQMVGLYGIDLFAGATLQMDIFGNSTTATLGRITGFGGAPNIGGNSSGRRHATQSWLMAGNENKKNENDILRGKKLVVQAVETFQPSGAPSFVEELDAWKLQEQLNMPLPPIMIYGEDVTHIVTEEGMANLLLCRTAEDREQAIRCIAGKTSVGLKRDLNKLNELREKRIVTYPEDIGIHKSEASRDLLSAKSIQDLVECSQGLYQPPAKFLR